In Clostridiisalibacter paucivorans DSM 22131, the following proteins share a genomic window:
- a CDS encoding GDYXXLXY domain-containing protein: protein MKYNRKKRYIFAALIPILILLGMTVIPILTLINGEEVFLEANYFTPRDIFRGQYLDLNYKIEQVDIDKLSDEIIENPEEYEDRQLYGVLKGQNDYHVLDYITTKKPKDKLFLKCRLVSYYQLKNIKNDKKRVNDKVHIEYALDRYFISEDGEFEDIFNSGDYNVVVKMKLYRGRALLVDVIEK, encoded by the coding sequence ATGAAATATAATAGAAAAAAAAGATATATATTTGCGGCACTGATACCAATATTAATACTTTTAGGTATGACCGTAATACCTATTTTAACACTGATCAATGGTGAGGAAGTCTTTCTTGAAGCCAATTATTTTACCCCTAGAGATATATTTAGGGGACAGTACCTGGACTTAAATTATAAAATAGAACAGGTAGATATAGACAAATTATCCGATGAGATAATAGAGAATCCAGAAGAATATGAAGATAGACAGTTATATGGAGTATTAAAAGGACAAAATGATTATCATGTACTGGATTATATAACCACAAAGAAACCTAAAGATAAATTATTTTTGAAATGCAGACTAGTATCATATTATCAATTAAAAAACATAAAAAATGATAAAAAACGTGTAAATGATAAAGTTCATATAGAGTATGCATTAGACAGATACTTTATATCAGAAGATGGGGAGTTTGAAGATATATTTAATAGTGGAGATTATAATGTTGTGGTAAAAATGAAGCTATATAGAGGCAGAGCACTGTTAGTAGATGTAATTGAAAAATAA
- a CDS encoding [Fe-Fe] hydrogenase large subunit C-terminal domain-containing protein: protein MADKFYNFQDKRMKIFGELVRRYWDGNLKDNTDLNQLANEIRDKYGFEDADMSFIKNHIRIAMGLNPNEDEEFTDEIQMINGMSRVNEPIVNKLDEPCEYCDNSEQCEDICKYDAHIYRRGKGPVIVNDKCLNCGRCVSQCSFGAIADKIEFLPMVNYLKDKDTKVYATVAPSIVGQFGDKVSMGKIRTALRMMGFEDMIEVALFADILTIKEALEFHHLVKDKDDFFLTSCCCPVWISLTEKHYPKLFEHMSPSVSPMVASGRILKEFYPDAKVVFIGPCIAKKGEAKNDMFKDDIDFVLTFKELEEIFDALDIDFENIPADEKDQASYGGRVYARTGGVSFSVKTVVNRIAPRRLVKFKSKRVDGVMDCKNILDYISQNDNIDFNFIEGMGCEGGCVGGPKTNINVEKATTMVNEFGEDSLIMTPFDNGNIMKVFKELGVKHVDELINDSKISRLLAREKLNK, encoded by the coding sequence TTGGCTGATAAGTTTTATAATTTCCAAGATAAAAGGATGAAGATATTTGGAGAGCTAGTCAGAAGGTATTGGGACGGCAATTTAAAAGATAATACAGACTTGAATCAATTAGCCAATGAGATAAGAGATAAATATGGATTTGAAGATGCTGATATGAGTTTTATAAAAAATCATATTAGGATTGCCATGGGATTAAATCCTAATGAAGATGAAGAATTTACCGATGAAATACAAATGATAAATGGGATGTCTAGAGTTAATGAACCTATAGTAAACAAATTAGATGAACCCTGTGAATATTGTGATAATAGTGAGCAATGTGAAGATATATGTAAATATGATGCCCATATATATAGAAGGGGAAAGGGACCAGTTATAGTAAATGACAAATGTCTAAACTGTGGGAGATGCGTATCTCAATGTAGCTTTGGTGCCATAGCCGATAAGATAGAATTTTTACCTATGGTAAATTACCTTAAGGACAAAGATACAAAGGTATATGCAACAGTAGCACCATCTATAGTGGGGCAGTTTGGGGATAAAGTAAGTATGGGAAAGATAAGGACTGCCCTTAGAATGATGGGATTTGAGGATATGATAGAAGTGGCATTATTTGCAGATATATTGACTATAAAAGAGGCATTAGAATTTCATCATTTAGTAAAAGACAAAGATGACTTTTTCTTGACTAGTTGCTGTTGTCCAGTATGGATAAGTCTTACAGAAAAACATTATCCAAAGTTGTTTGAGCATATGTCTCCATCTGTATCTCCAATGGTGGCTTCTGGTAGGATACTAAAAGAATTTTATCCTGATGCCAAGGTAGTGTTTATTGGACCTTGTATTGCCAAAAAAGGAGAGGCTAAAAATGATATGTTTAAGGATGATATAGATTTTGTATTGACATTCAAAGAGCTAGAAGAGATATTTGATGCATTAGATATAGATTTTGAAAATATACCAGCAGATGAAAAGGATCAAGCATCTTATGGAGGTAGAGTATATGCCAGAACCGGTGGAGTAAGCTTTTCTGTAAAAACTGTAGTCAATAGAATTGCTCCCAGAAGGCTTGTGAAATTTAAATCAAAAAGAGTAGACGGTGTAATGGATTGTAAAAATATATTGGACTATATATCTCAAAATGATAATATAGATTTTAACTTTATTGAAGGCATGGGATGTGAGGGTGGATGTGTAGGAGGACCTAAGACCAATATCAATGTAGAAAAGGCTACAACTATGGTCAATGAGTTTGGAGAAGACTCTCTAATAATGACCCCATTTGATAATGGAAATATAATGAAGGTATTTAAGGAGCTAGGAGTGAAACATGTGGATGAATTAATTAATGATAGTAAAATATCTAGACTTCTAGCCAGAGAAAAATTGAACAAATAA
- a CDS encoding DUF2157 domain-containing protein produces the protein MDKKRQVTKKEYNFLASEIKFIEEKNIINREQKDKILGLYKRPDETNFIKIISLIGAILVGLGVLTFIASNWEIISKPFKFIIILLGYLLTFFGGYKSEDQYPKTGRALIYISVLIFGSGIFLVGQMFNYGGEVDRAFLLWTIGILPMGMFLMDKYILTFSIGTSIMYLITGMDTYLSMDWTVIVLLGIIISLYIYNNKLLNSALVTLSNNLLLLLYILYLVIEWRISATYVIILFLGIGLFMYIFPFKTHNKVLKIQGNIVFGFSGLLLTIPNVWEELSYIDTGNIPALLFAILYILFLFFLTKKESLISLIFIFITIFRYYFDRAYDFMPKSLFFIIGGILLIGFGYYFERARKRIGERDEI, from the coding sequence TTGGATAAAAAAAGACAGGTGACAAAAAAAGAATACAATTTTTTAGCAAGTGAAATAAAGTTTATTGAAGAAAAAAATATAATAAATAGGGAACAAAAAGATAAGATATTGGGACTGTATAAAAGGCCAGATGAGACTAATTTTATTAAAATAATATCATTAATAGGTGCAATACTAGTGGGATTGGGGGTATTGACCTTTATAGCTAGTAATTGGGAGATAATATCTAAACCTTTTAAGTTTATCATTATTTTATTGGGATATTTGCTTACTTTCTTTGGGGGATATAAAAGTGAGGATCAATATCCTAAAACAGGTAGGGCACTGATATATATTTCTGTACTCATATTTGGATCGGGAATATTTTTAGTAGGACAGATGTTTAACTATGGAGGAGAGGTAGATAGGGCGTTTTTATTATGGACTATAGGTATATTACCCATGGGAATGTTTCTCATGGATAAATATATTTTAACTTTTTCTATTGGAACATCAATAATGTATTTAATTACTGGAATGGATACATATTTATCCATGGATTGGACAGTGATAGTTTTACTAGGAATAATAATATCTTTATACATATATAATAATAAATTGTTGAATTCAGCTTTAGTAACATTGTCAAATAATCTATTATTATTGCTGTATATCTTGTATTTAGTCATAGAATGGAGGATATCTGCTACTTATGTGATTATACTCTTTTTAGGTATAGGGCTATTTATGTATATCTTTCCTTTTAAAACCCATAATAAGGTATTGAAGATTCAAGGAAATATTGTATTTGGGTTTTCAGGACTATTATTGACTATACCAAATGTATGGGAAGAACTTTCTTATATAGACACAGGCAATATACCAGCATTGTTATTTGCTATATTATATATATTATTTTTGTTTTTCCTTACAAAGAAAGAAAGTCTGATAAGCTTGATATTTATATTTATCACTATATTTAGATATTATTTTGATAGAGCTTATGATTTCATGCCTAAATCTTTGTTTTTTATTATAGGAGGTATTTTATTAATAGGCTTTGGATATTATTTTGAAAGGGCAAGAAAAAGGATAGGTGAAAGAGATGAAATATAA
- a CDS encoding FadR/GntR family transcriptional regulator, producing MFKPIKSKKIYEYVVEQIQQMIVNGDLKSGDKLPSERELAERLKVSRTSIREALRALEVLGLIESRQGEGNFIKESLDNGFFQPLSVMFMLNKDNPSDILELRIAIEVEAASLAARRINDEDIQELEELMDKLIESDDEKYSAKYDTEIHYKIASVTKNYLIINLLNGISSLIETFIKNARESILRENEEKDILIKQHRKICDALIERDPDKAASAMREHLIFVNDYLKNL from the coding sequence ATGTTTAAACCTATAAAAAGTAAAAAAATATATGAATATGTTGTAGAACAAATACAACAGATGATTGTAAATGGAGACCTAAAAAGTGGAGACAAGCTGCCATCAGAAAGGGAATTGGCTGAGAGGCTTAAAGTTAGTAGAACCTCTATTAGAGAAGCATTGAGGGCATTGGAAGTGTTAGGATTAATAGAAAGTAGACAGGGAGAGGGAAATTTTATAAAAGAAAGTTTAGATAATGGTTTTTTTCAGCCCCTTTCGGTAATGTTTATGCTTAATAAGGATAATCCATCAGATATACTAGAGCTTAGAATTGCCATAGAGGTTGAGGCAGCATCTTTAGCTGCTAGAAGAATAAATGATGAAGATATACAAGAATTGGAAGAACTCATGGATAAATTAATAGAATCTGATGATGAAAAATATAGTGCCAAATATGATACCGAGATACATTATAAGATAGCCAGTGTCACTAAAAACTATTTGATTATAAATCTGTTAAATGGCATATCTTCATTGATAGAGACATTTATAAAGAATGCAAGGGAAAGTATATTGAGGGAGAATGAGGAGAAGGATATATTAATAAAACAACATAGAAAGATATGTGATGCGTTGATTGAACGGGATCCTGATAAAGCTGCTTCGGCAATGAGAGAGCATCTCATATTTGTCAATGACTATTTAAAAAATCTATAG
- the larA gene encoding nickel-dependent lactate racemase — translation MKSIKIPYHKTYKEVQISEKDIAGILESEVNQYRTDLNEIQLINRALDNPISSSKLEDLVKGKESILIITSDHTRPVPSRLTMPLLLERIRKGNPSIDIKILIATGYHRESTREELIDKFGQQIVDREKIYMHRSRDKESLINIGTLPSGGELWVNKMVKESDLVIAEGFIEPHFFAGFSGGRKSILPGVAGAETVLANHCSEFIDSPYARTGILEKNPIHKDMQYAATKANLAFILNVVLNEDKKVINAFAGHMEDAHKRGCEFLMDIASVKKVEADIVITGNGGYPLDQNVYQSVKGMTAGEAVCKKGGVIIMISACNDGHGGKSFYENLAKASGPDEVLEKVLKIPRDKTIPDQWEFQILARILKHHNVIMVTDMCDPQMIEDMHMKCVKDINQALKIAKDIVGDDSKIVVIPDGVSVIVR, via the coding sequence ATGAAAAGTATAAAAATACCTTATCATAAGACGTATAAAGAAGTTCAGATATCTGAAAAAGATATTGCAGGGATTTTGGAGTCTGAGGTAAACCAGTATAGAACTGATTTAAATGAAATACAGTTGATAAACAGGGCGTTAGATAATCCCATATCAAGTTCAAAACTAGAAGATTTAGTAAAGGGTAAAGAAAGTATTCTAATAATAACCAGCGATCATACGAGACCAGTGCCCAGTAGATTGACAATGCCCTTATTGTTGGAAAGAATACGCAAAGGCAATCCTTCTATTGATATAAAAATTCTTATTGCTACGGGATATCATAGGGAATCTACTAGGGAAGAATTGATTGATAAATTTGGTCAACAGATAGTAGATAGAGAAAAAATATATATGCATAGGTCTAGAGATAAAGAGAGTTTGATAAATATAGGGACTTTACCCTCTGGAGGAGAATTATGGGTAAATAAGATGGTTAAAGAGTCAGATTTAGTAATTGCAGAAGGGTTTATAGAGCCCCATTTCTTTGCTGGATTTTCAGGTGGTAGAAAGAGTATTTTACCCGGTGTTGCAGGTGCAGAAACTGTATTGGCTAATCATTGCTCTGAGTTTATAGATAGTCCCTATGCACGAACTGGTATATTGGAAAAGAATCCTATACACAAGGATATGCAATATGCTGCTACAAAGGCAAATTTAGCATTTATATTGAATGTTGTGCTTAATGAAGACAAAAAGGTTATAAATGCCTTTGCAGGACATATGGAAGATGCCCATAAAAGAGGTTGTGAATTTCTGATGGATATTGCCAGTGTAAAAAAGGTAGAGGCAGATATAGTAATCACTGGAAATGGAGGATACCCTTTAGATCAAAACGTATATCAATCGGTAAAGGGAATGACTGCTGGAGAAGCAGTATGTAAAAAGGGTGGAGTAATTATTATGATTTCTGCATGTAATGATGGTCACGGGGGCAAGTCATTCTATGAGAATTTGGCTAAAGCGTCAGGACCTGATGAGGTATTGGAAAAGGTATTGAAGATACCTAGAGATAAAACCATACCAGACCAATGGGAGTTTCAGATTCTTGCTAGAATATTGAAGCATCATAATGTAATAATGGTTACAGATATGTGTGATCCTCAGATGATAGAAGATATGCATATGAAATGTGTAAAAGATATAAACCAAGCATTAAAGATTGCAAAGGATATAGTTGGTGATGACAGTAAAATAGTTGTAATTCCCGATGGTGTATCGGTAATTGTAAGATAA
- a CDS encoding electron transfer flavoprotein subunit beta/FixA family protein, protein MDILVCIKQVPGTSEVEVDEKTGVLKRDGVDSKMNPYDLYAIETALKIKEEKGGTVNVITMGPPQSAEVIKEAYMMGADNGTLLTDRKFAGADVLATSYTIAQGIKKTGNMDLVICGKMTTDGDTAQVGPEIAEFLGIPHVANARKIIEVKEKSIVVEMDMPNTIEIVDIQYPCLITVEKDIFQPRLPSFKKKIATKDKEVKFLSLEDFEDKDENKYGLNGSPTQVKRIFPPESNTDKEIWKGTAEKLADNLYGKLVEFKFLDK, encoded by the coding sequence ATGGATATTCTTGTTTGTATAAAACAGGTACCAGGTACTTCGGAAGTAGAAGTGGATGAAAAGACTGGAGTGTTAAAAAGAGATGGGGTGGATTCTAAGATGAATCCCTATGATTTATATGCCATAGAGACGGCATTAAAAATAAAAGAAGAAAAGGGTGGAACTGTAAATGTAATAACTATGGGTCCTCCACAGTCTGCTGAAGTAATAAAAGAGGCATATATGATGGGGGCAGATAATGGAACCCTTTTAACCGATAGAAAATTTGCAGGGGCTGATGTTTTAGCTACTTCATACACTATTGCACAGGGGATCAAAAAGACTGGCAATATGGACTTGGTAATATGTGGCAAAATGACTACTGATGGAGATACTGCCCAAGTAGGACCTGAAATAGCAGAGTTTTTAGGTATTCCCCATGTGGCAAATGCGAGAAAGATAATAGAGGTAAAGGAAAAATCCATTGTGGTAGAGATGGATATGCCCAATACTATTGAAATAGTAGATATACAATATCCTTGTCTCATAACGGTAGAAAAGGATATATTCCAACCTAGATTACCATCTTTTAAGAAGAAGATTGCTACAAAGGATAAAGAGGTAAAATTTTTATCATTAGAGGATTTTGAAGATAAGGACGAAAATAAATATGGTCTAAATGGTTCTCCTACCCAGGTGAAGAGAATATTTCCTCCAGAATCCAATACGGATAAGGAGATATGGAAGGGAACGGCTGAAAAATTAGCAGATAATCTATATGGAAAATTAGTAGAATTCAAATTTCTAGATAAATAG
- a CDS encoding FAD-binding oxidoreductase, whose product MYKKIDKKDIDYLISLCGKDRVFTGDEINEDFSHDELAGIKKYPDILVNAINTEEVSKIMKYAYENNIPITPRGQGTGLVGGSVAINGGIMLNLSEMNKILELDEENLTLTVEPGVLLMEISKYVEDKELFYPPDPGEKSATIGGNINTNAGGMRAVKYGVTRDYVRGLEIVLPNGEIMNVGGKVVKNSSGYSIKDLIVGSEGTLGIVTKAILKLLPLPKKAISLLVPFPDLEMAIETVPKIIKSKVIPTAIEYMVKDVILDSEEFLGKKFPDSSSDAYLLLTFDGNSKEEIENAYEGVAHICLESGALDVLISDTSERQESIWTARGAFLEAIKASTTEMDECDVVVPRNKIAEFVKYAQELETKFDIRIRSFGHAGDGNLHIYVLRDALSQRHWEEKLNNVFEAMYCKADELGGMVSGEHGIGYAKKPFLQESMGEDTMELLKSIKKAFDTKNILNPGKVC is encoded by the coding sequence ATGTATAAAAAGATAGATAAAAAAGATATAGATTATTTAATTTCACTATGTGGTAAGGACAGAGTATTTACTGGAGATGAAATAAATGAGGATTTTAGTCATGATGAGTTGGCAGGAATAAAAAAATATCCAGATATATTGGTAAATGCGATAAATACTGAAGAAGTGTCAAAAATAATGAAATATGCATATGAAAATAATATTCCTATAACTCCAAGAGGTCAAGGAACAGGACTTGTTGGGGGTTCTGTGGCTATAAATGGTGGAATAATGTTAAATCTAAGCGAAATGAATAAGATATTGGAATTGGATGAAGAAAACTTGACATTAACTGTTGAACCAGGGGTACTACTTATGGAGATTTCTAAATATGTAGAAGATAAGGAGCTTTTCTATCCTCCAGACCCAGGAGAAAAGAGTGCCACTATAGGAGGAAATATAAATACCAATGCTGGTGGAATGAGGGCAGTAAAATATGGAGTAACTAGAGACTATGTAAGGGGATTAGAGATAGTTCTTCCCAATGGAGAAATTATGAATGTTGGAGGGAAGGTAGTAAAAAATAGTTCTGGATATAGCATAAAGGATTTAATAGTGGGATCAGAGGGGACATTAGGTATAGTAACTAAGGCTATATTAAAACTATTACCATTACCTAAAAAGGCTATAAGTCTATTAGTGCCATTTCCAGATTTAGAGATGGCCATAGAGACAGTGCCTAAAATAATAAAGTCAAAGGTAATTCCAACTGCTATAGAGTATATGGTAAAAGACGTAATATTAGATTCAGAAGAATTCTTAGGTAAAAAGTTTCCAGACTCATCTTCAGATGCATATCTGTTATTGACCTTTGATGGAAATAGTAAGGAAGAGATAGAAAATGCCTATGAAGGTGTTGCACATATATGTTTAGAATCAGGGGCATTAGATGTATTGATATCTGATACCTCAGAAAGACAGGAATCTATTTGGACTGCAAGGGGGGCATTCTTAGAGGCCATAAAAGCATCCACTACTGAAATGGATGAATGCGATGTAGTTGTACCAAGGAATAAAATAGCTGAATTTGTGAAATATGCTCAAGAATTAGAAACAAAATTTGATATAAGAATAAGAAGTTTTGGACATGCAGGAGATGGCAATCTTCACATATATGTATTGAGAGATGCATTATCTCAAAGACATTGGGAAGAAAAACTAAATAATGTATTTGAGGCTATGTATTGTAAGGCTGATGAGTTAGGTGGAATGGTATCAGGAGAACATGGAATAGGTTATGCTAAAAAGCCCTTTTTACAAGAATCCATGGGAGAAGATACTATGGAATTGTTAAAAAGTATAAAGAAGGCATTTGATACTAAGAATATACTAAATCCCGGTAAAGTCTGTTAA
- a CDS encoding electron transfer flavoprotein subunit alpha/FixB family protein → MASIIVHQEKVKNPEELIKICPFSAIEYNNGEIEISAACKMCKMCIKKGPAGVFEFVEGKKKSIDKSKWKGIAVYVDHVEGDIHPVTFELIGKAKEMAKKINQPVYCIFMGHNIRDKAEELLYYGVDEVFVYEDEELENFRIEPYTKVFEEFINNVKPTIVLVGGTTIGRSLAPRTAARFRTGLTADCTILDVQENTDLDQIRPAFGGNIMAHIYTPNNRPQFATVRYKIFSAPEKMEDYNGKITLCNISKEDLKSNIKVLDVKQKEQEQSIEDADVVIVAGRGIKKEEDMNMIQELAESLGAQIAGTRPLIEAGWVDPRRQIGLSGRTVKPKLIITCGVSGAIQFVAGMNNSDVIIAIDKDENASIFNVAHYGIVGDIYEVIPKLMNKVKAVN, encoded by the coding sequence ATGGCTAGTATTATAGTACATCAAGAAAAGGTTAAAAATCCAGAGGAACTTATTAAGATCTGTCCCTTTTCTGCAATAGAATATAATAATGGAGAGATTGAAATATCGGCAGCATGTAAAATGTGTAAGATGTGCATCAAGAAAGGACCTGCTGGAGTATTCGAATTTGTTGAGGGCAAAAAGAAGTCTATAGATAAAAGCAAATGGAAGGGTATAGCTGTGTATGTGGATCATGTTGAAGGGGATATACATCCAGTGACCTTTGAGCTTATAGGTAAGGCTAAAGAAATGGCAAAAAAGATTAATCAACCAGTCTATTGTATTTTTATGGGTCATAATATAAGGGATAAGGCAGAAGAGCTATTGTATTATGGTGTAGATGAAGTATTTGTATATGAAGATGAGGAATTAGAAAACTTTAGAATAGAGCCATATACTAAGGTCTTTGAGGAATTTATTAATAATGTAAAACCTACAATAGTATTGGTAGGTGGCACTACCATAGGTAGGTCATTGGCACCTAGAACGGCAGCCAGATTTAGAACGGGACTTACCGCAGATTGTACAATATTAGATGTACAAGAAAATACTGACTTAGATCAAATAAGACCTGCATTTGGTGGAAATATAATGGCACATATATATACTCCCAATAATAGACCACAATTTGCTACCGTAAGATATAAGATATTTTCAGCACCAGAAAAGATGGAAGATTATAATGGAAAGATTACTTTATGCAATATATCTAAAGAGGATTTAAAGTCAAATATAAAGGTCTTAGATGTAAAACAAAAAGAACAGGAACAGAGTATAGAAGATGCAGATGTAGTCATAGTTGCAGGCAGAGGTATAAAAAAAGAAGAAGATATGAATATGATACAGGAATTGGCAGAATCATTAGGGGCACAGATAGCAGGTACTCGTCCTCTAATAGAGGCAGGATGGGTAGACCCTAGAAGGCAGATAGGTTTAAGTGGAAGGACAGTAAAACCAAAACTTATTATAACCTGTGGAGTTTCAGGTGCTATTCAATTTGTTGCAGGGATGAATAATTCTGATGTAATAATAGCTATAGATAAAGATGAAAATGCAAGTATATTCAATGTTGCCCATTATGGAATAGTGGGAGATATCTACGAAGTTATCCCTAAATTAATGAATAAGGTTAAAGCTGTAAATTAG
- a CDS encoding L-lactate permease, translating into MNTYLLFAIGILPIVLLMFFLGLLKKPAYISCPLALLLTFLLAIIIWDMPLIFALTAAIEGIVVGLWPIMIVIIAAIFTYNLAVETKSMDVIRKMLSTVTTDDRIQVLILAWGFGGFLESVAGYGTAVAIPASILASMGFDPVFAAIICLVANTVPTAFGAVGIPVTTLAKVSNLDVLPLSYAVGVQLFIFIILIPFILIIMTRRNIKGLKGVFGITLAAGLSFAIPQLVASKYLGAELPALLGSLCSMTVIIFMAKVFHKDKTSKLDDTISAKECILAWMPYMLIFLFIILTSPLFPGIYEFFSKIKSVIPIYRGEGAKAVTIKWISTPGMLIIFATFIGGLIQRVSIAKMLHVFVDTVKQLKKSIVTVLSIVAMAKIMGYSGMIASIAIVLVNITGKFFPFISPIIGAMGTFVTGSDTSSNILFGALQREVADSIGANPYWLVGANTSGATAGKMISPQSIAVATSATGMIGAEGKIFNSTIKFCISYILVLGALVYIGSLFL; encoded by the coding sequence ATGAATACGTATTTATTATTTGCAATTGGGATTTTGCCAATTGTATTATTGATGTTTTTTTTAGGATTATTGAAAAAGCCAGCATACATAAGTTGTCCATTGGCATTATTATTGACTTTTTTATTAGCTATTATTATATGGGATATGCCACTGATATTTGCCCTTACTGCAGCTATAGAAGGCATAGTTGTAGGGCTATGGCCTATAATGATAGTAATTATAGCTGCTATATTTACTTATAATTTAGCAGTAGAGACGAAGAGTATGGATGTAATAAGAAAGATGTTATCTACTGTTACTACAGATGATAGGATACAAGTACTTATTTTGGCATGGGGATTTGGAGGTTTCCTTGAGTCTGTTGCAGGATACGGTACAGCGGTGGCAATACCTGCTAGTATATTAGCCTCTATGGGATTTGACCCTGTATTTGCTGCAATAATTTGTTTGGTCGCCAATACAGTACCCACTGCATTTGGTGCTGTAGGTATACCAGTAACCACTTTAGCAAAGGTGTCAAATCTAGATGTATTGCCGTTGAGTTATGCTGTAGGAGTGCAACTATTTATATTTATTATATTAATTCCTTTTATATTGATAATAATGACCAGAAGAAATATAAAGGGATTGAAAGGCGTATTTGGAATCACACTTGCTGCTGGACTGTCATTTGCAATACCTCAGTTAGTAGCTTCTAAGTATTTAGGTGCAGAACTACCTGCATTATTAGGAAGTTTATGCAGTATGACTGTCATTATATTTATGGCAAAGGTTTTTCACAAGGATAAGACTTCAAAGCTCGATGATACTATTTCAGCCAAAGAATGTATATTAGCTTGGATGCCATATATGTTGATATTTTTATTCATCATATTGACCAGTCCGCTATTTCCCGGCATATATGAGTTTTTTTCAAAAATAAAAAGTGTTATACCCATATATAGAGGTGAAGGAGCTAAAGCTGTCACAATAAAGTGGATATCTACACCTGGAATGCTGATTATTTTTGCTACTTTTATTGGAGGATTGATTCAAAGAGTAAGCATTGCCAAGATGTTACATGTTTTTGTAGATACTGTGAAGCAGCTTAAAAAGTCTATAGTGACAGTGCTTTCTATTGTAGCCATGGCAAAAATCATGGGATATAGTGGTATGATAGCCTCTATAGCAATAGTATTAGTCAACATAACAGGCAAATTTTTTCCATTCATATCACCTATTATAGGAGCAATGGGGACCTTTGTTACAGGTAGTGATACTTCATCAAATATATTATTTGGTGCACTTCAAAGAGAAGTTGCTGATTCCATTGGGGCCAATCCATATTGGTTAGTAGGAGCCAATACTTCAGGGGCTACAGCTGGAAAGATGATATCGCCTCAGAGTATTGCAGTAGCTACATCTGCTACAGGAATGATAGGAGCTGAAGGGAAAATTTTTAATAGTACTATTAAGTTTTGTATAAGTTATATTTTAGTATTAGGCGCATTAGTGTATATAGGAAGTTTATTTTTATAA